In one window of Drosophila ananassae strain 14024-0371.13 chromosome XR, ASM1763931v2, whole genome shotgun sequence DNA:
- the LOC6502391 gene encoding katanin p80 WD40 repeat-containing subunit B1 isoform X2, which yields MALPRNLISKIYDIKAHDGRVTSLDLGETGRVLVTGGEDRNVNLWAIGQNECFMSLTGHNRSIDCVRFAYKDNFVYSADDIGIIRRWDLNAQKIYSTLNGHMKSVRTLDFNPSGEYVVSGSNDTTVRLWDVQNENNCIKVCRGHISYVNSVKFSPDGLWIASAGLEGSIIIWDIRKSKQIMEFLAEPPVKAITCIQFHPFEFLLAAGRVDGTVSIYDLEHQQLVSQTSQFGESIKCITFSEDGECLFVGSASGISVIGWEPDRELDHIKSIWTSLGDMKVVNNKLITGCHEEDIVSVNTISLDRLNPFYQSAKAIPTFKHSSTNRKSFSRGNQKILLSLQGGSKTEPVQEEHEGIKEQGFDGLLSPTLSLEVVSETVLESGETSPMYSLPPVNLPLPVDSLPHNDNYGMEVGGSSRYLRMAGPNSLHAPDNYNIYSLGKKVETEAEEQHVEINLNESNPPILFNYDNYDIVEDFPVNQNLNSNNCKPGSTTSTINASSKSIKKSTNNFHKRTTNSMVSNKQTTTGIFGGNKLSQVSSVSSMELHKLDDNMVLKKSSSSSVVNRNKRSIGSQLYKENSQQKNINEEIITKPIRSRTTFDMRAPRPNKALEKHISSTLSHDHNDFDMLSRSHDAVLQELSYRQTSLDRLRNSTRSHDVLGALRQAKNTGRSIFIDLLGAILEKPSSWNLDFCMFVLPEIYELLQSQHKFHFTRACDALRIILSNFLPTIQENLDSWAANGLGVDVTREDRQRKCVECQRWLLQIKNLPESIHLGTTLSQLQNIIIF from the exons ATGACATTAAGGCACACGATGGCAGAGTCACAAGCCTTGATTTGGGCGAAACGGGACGCGTGCTGGTTACCGGGGGCGAGGATCGCAATGTCAACTTGTGGGCAATTGGCCAGAATGAGTGCTTTATG TCTTTGACGGGACACAACCGGTCCATTGACTGCGTTCGCTTCGCCTATAAGGATAATTTCGTCTACTCAGCAGACGACATCGGAATTATTCGAAGATGGGACTTAAATGCCCAAAAAATCTACTCCACGCTTAACGGGCACATGAAAAGTGTTCGTACCTTAGATTTCAACCCATCTGGGGAGTACGTGGTATCCGGCAGCAATGATACAACTGTCAG ACTTTGGGACGTGCAGAATGAAAATAATTGCATCAAGGTGTGCAGGGGACACATATCGTATGTTAACTCAGTAAAGTTCTCTCCGGATGGACTATGGATCGCCTCAGCGGGCTTGGAGGGATCCATAATTATCTGGGACATACGAAAGAGCAAACAGATCATGGAATTCCTAGCTGAGCCGCCGGTCAAGGCTATTACCTGCATTCAATttcatccatttgaatttCTCTTGGCTGCTGGACGAGTGGATGGTACTGTGTCCATCTATGACCTTGAACATCAACAGCTTGTGTCGCAAACTTCACAATTCGGCGAGTCTATTAAATGCATAACCTTTAG TGAAGATGGAGAATGCCTTTTTGTCGGCAGTGCTTCAGGCATTTCAGTCATTGGTTGGGAGCCTGATCGTGAGCTAGATCATATTAAGAGCATTTGGACATCTTTGGGTGACATGAAAGTGGTTAACAATAAGCTC ATTACCGGATGTCATGAGGAAGACATAGTTTCAGTCAACACCATCAGCTTAGATCGTTTGAATCCGTTTTATCAATCGGCGAAGGCGATTCCCACATTTAAGCATAGCTCGACTAACAGAAAGAGTTTTTCACGTGGGAACCAAAAGATTCTGCTGTCTCTCCAAGGAGGCTCAAAGACCGAACCGGTTCAAGAAGAGCATGAGGGCATCAAAGAGCAAGGCTTTGACGGGCTTTTGTCGCCTACTTTGAGTCTTGAGGTGGTAAGTGAGACAGTGTTAGAGTCTGGAGAGACGTCGCCGATGTATTCGCTTCCTCCTGTTAATTTGCCTCTGCCTGTGG ATAGCCTGCCGCACAACGACAACTATGGTATGGAAGTTGGTGGATCCAGTCGATATTTAAGAATGGCCGGACCAAACTCCCTTCATGCACCAGATAACTACAATATATACTCCCTTGGAAAAAAAGTTGAGACTGAGGCAGAAGAACAGCATGTGGAAATCAACTTGAACGAGAGCAACCCTCCAATACTCTTTAACTATGATAACTATGATATAGTCGAAGACTTTCCGGTCAACCAAAATCTAAACAGCAACAATTGCAAACCCGGGTCTACCACCTCAACCATTAATGCATCGTCAAAGTCTATTAAGAAAAGCACGAATAATTTtcacaaaagaacaacaaacaGTATGGTCAGCAACAAGCAGACGACTACAGGTATTTTTGGTGGCAACAAGCTTAGTCAAGTATCATCGGTTAGTTCGATGGAGTTGCATAAACTAGACGACAACATGGTCCTAAAGAAGTCTTCTTCGTCGAGCGTGGTCAATAGAAACAAGCGTTCAATAGGCTCTCAACTGTATAAGGAAAATAGTCAGCAAAAGAACATAAACGAGGAAATTATCACGAAACCGATCCGGTCTCGCACCACTTTCGACATGCGCGCGCCACGTCCAAACAAAGCTCTGGAAAAGCATATTAGT TCGACATTAAGCCACGATCATAATGACTTTGATATGCTTTCGAGATCCCACGATGCTGTACTGCAGGAACTCAGCTACCGCCAGACCAGTCTGGATAGGCTGCGCAATTCCACACG GTCCCACGATGTTCTGGGTGCTTTGAGGCAAGCAAAGAATACCGGAAGAtctatttttatagatttgCTTGGAGCCATTCTTGAAAAACC ATCCTCATGGAATTTAGATTTCTGCATGTTTGTGTTACCAGAGATTTATGAGCTTTTACAAAGCCAACATAAGTT CCACTTCACAAGAGCCTGCGATGCACTGCGCATAATTCTTTCAAATTTCTTGCCAACCATCCAAGAAAACTTAGATTCTTGGGCTGCAAATGGCCTTGGTGTCGATGTGACCCGTGAGGATCGTCAACGAAAGTGCGTCGAGTGCCAACGGTGGCTGCTTCAGATCAAAAACTTGCCCGAAAGCATCCATTTGGGGACTACGTTGTCCCAGCTTCaaaacataattattttttaa
- the LOC6502391 gene encoding katanin p80 WD40 repeat-containing subunit B1 isoform X1 — protein MALPRNLISKIYDIKAHDGRVTSLDLGETGRVLVTGGEDRNVNLWAIGQNECFMSLTGHNRSIDCVRFAYKDNFVYSADDIGIIRRWDLNAQKIYSTLNGHMKSVRTLDFNPSGEYVVSGSNDTTVRLWDVQNENNCIKVCRGHISYVNSVKFSPDGLWIASAGLEGSIIIWDIRKSKQIMEFLAEPPVKAITCIQFHPFEFLLAAGRVDGTVSIYDLEHQQLVSQTSQFGESIKCITFSEDGECLFVGSASGISVIGWEPDRELDHIKSIWTSLGDMKVVNNKLITGCHEEDIVSVNTISLDRLNPFYQSAKAIPTFKHSSTNRKSFSRGNQKILLSLQGGSKTEPVQEEHEGIKEQGFDGLLSPTLSLEVVSETVLESGETSPMYSLPPVNLPLPVGTSSDLAHPHAFCGGIDSSLRHGKLTHFSDSLPHNDNYGMEVGGSSRYLRMAGPNSLHAPDNYNIYSLGKKVETEAEEQHVEINLNESNPPILFNYDNYDIVEDFPVNQNLNSNNCKPGSTTSTINASSKSIKKSTNNFHKRTTNSMVSNKQTTTGIFGGNKLSQVSSVSSMELHKLDDNMVLKKSSSSSVVNRNKRSIGSQLYKENSQQKNINEEIITKPIRSRTTFDMRAPRPNKALEKHISSTLSHDHNDFDMLSRSHDAVLQELSYRQTSLDRLRNSTRSHDVLGALRQAKNTGRSIFIDLLGAILEKPSSWNLDFCMFVLPEIYELLQSQHKFHFTRACDALRIILSNFLPTIQENLDSWAANGLGVDVTREDRQRKCVECQRWLLQIKNLPESIHLGTTLSQLQNIIIF, from the exons ATGACATTAAGGCACACGATGGCAGAGTCACAAGCCTTGATTTGGGCGAAACGGGACGCGTGCTGGTTACCGGGGGCGAGGATCGCAATGTCAACTTGTGGGCAATTGGCCAGAATGAGTGCTTTATG TCTTTGACGGGACACAACCGGTCCATTGACTGCGTTCGCTTCGCCTATAAGGATAATTTCGTCTACTCAGCAGACGACATCGGAATTATTCGAAGATGGGACTTAAATGCCCAAAAAATCTACTCCACGCTTAACGGGCACATGAAAAGTGTTCGTACCTTAGATTTCAACCCATCTGGGGAGTACGTGGTATCCGGCAGCAATGATACAACTGTCAG ACTTTGGGACGTGCAGAATGAAAATAATTGCATCAAGGTGTGCAGGGGACACATATCGTATGTTAACTCAGTAAAGTTCTCTCCGGATGGACTATGGATCGCCTCAGCGGGCTTGGAGGGATCCATAATTATCTGGGACATACGAAAGAGCAAACAGATCATGGAATTCCTAGCTGAGCCGCCGGTCAAGGCTATTACCTGCATTCAATttcatccatttgaatttCTCTTGGCTGCTGGACGAGTGGATGGTACTGTGTCCATCTATGACCTTGAACATCAACAGCTTGTGTCGCAAACTTCACAATTCGGCGAGTCTATTAAATGCATAACCTTTAG TGAAGATGGAGAATGCCTTTTTGTCGGCAGTGCTTCAGGCATTTCAGTCATTGGTTGGGAGCCTGATCGTGAGCTAGATCATATTAAGAGCATTTGGACATCTTTGGGTGACATGAAAGTGGTTAACAATAAGCTC ATTACCGGATGTCATGAGGAAGACATAGTTTCAGTCAACACCATCAGCTTAGATCGTTTGAATCCGTTTTATCAATCGGCGAAGGCGATTCCCACATTTAAGCATAGCTCGACTAACAGAAAGAGTTTTTCACGTGGGAACCAAAAGATTCTGCTGTCTCTCCAAGGAGGCTCAAAGACCGAACCGGTTCAAGAAGAGCATGAGGGCATCAAAGAGCAAGGCTTTGACGGGCTTTTGTCGCCTACTTTGAGTCTTGAGGTGGTAAGTGAGACAGTGTTAGAGTCTGGAGAGACGTCGCCGATGTATTCGCTTCCTCCTGTTAATTTGCCTCTGCCTGTGGGTACGTCATCGGACCTCGCACATCCACATGCTTTCTGCGGCGGGATAGACTCTTCATTAAGGCACGGAAAACTGACTCATTTTTCAGATAGCCTGCCGCACAACGACAACTATGGTATGGAAGTTGGTGGATCCAGTCGATATTTAAGAATGGCCGGACCAAACTCCCTTCATGCACCAGATAACTACAATATATACTCCCTTGGAAAAAAAGTTGAGACTGAGGCAGAAGAACAGCATGTGGAAATCAACTTGAACGAGAGCAACCCTCCAATACTCTTTAACTATGATAACTATGATATAGTCGAAGACTTTCCGGTCAACCAAAATCTAAACAGCAACAATTGCAAACCCGGGTCTACCACCTCAACCATTAATGCATCGTCAAAGTCTATTAAGAAAAGCACGAATAATTTtcacaaaagaacaacaaacaGTATGGTCAGCAACAAGCAGACGACTACAGGTATTTTTGGTGGCAACAAGCTTAGTCAAGTATCATCGGTTAGTTCGATGGAGTTGCATAAACTAGACGACAACATGGTCCTAAAGAAGTCTTCTTCGTCGAGCGTGGTCAATAGAAACAAGCGTTCAATAGGCTCTCAACTGTATAAGGAAAATAGTCAGCAAAAGAACATAAACGAGGAAATTATCACGAAACCGATCCGGTCTCGCACCACTTTCGACATGCGCGCGCCACGTCCAAACAAAGCTCTGGAAAAGCATATTAGT TCGACATTAAGCCACGATCATAATGACTTTGATATGCTTTCGAGATCCCACGATGCTGTACTGCAGGAACTCAGCTACCGCCAGACCAGTCTGGATAGGCTGCGCAATTCCACACG GTCCCACGATGTTCTGGGTGCTTTGAGGCAAGCAAAGAATACCGGAAGAtctatttttatagatttgCTTGGAGCCATTCTTGAAAAACC ATCCTCATGGAATTTAGATTTCTGCATGTTTGTGTTACCAGAGATTTATGAGCTTTTACAAAGCCAACATAAGTT CCACTTCACAAGAGCCTGCGATGCACTGCGCATAATTCTTTCAAATTTCTTGCCAACCATCCAAGAAAACTTAGATTCTTGGGCTGCAAATGGCCTTGGTGTCGATGTGACCCGTGAGGATCGTCAACGAAAGTGCGTCGAGTGCCAACGGTGGCTGCTTCAGATCAAAAACTTGCCCGAAAGCATCCATTTGGGGACTACGTTGTCCCAGCTTCaaaacataattattttttaa
- the LOC6502391 gene encoding katanin p80 WD40 repeat-containing subunit B1 isoform X3, whose translation MYILWDVQNENNCIKVCRGHISYVNSVKFSPDGLWIASAGLEGSIIIWDIRKSKQIMEFLAEPPVKAITCIQFHPFEFLLAAGRVDGTVSIYDLEHQQLVSQTSQFGESIKCITFSEDGECLFVGSASGISVIGWEPDRELDHIKSIWTSLGDMKVVNNKLITGCHEEDIVSVNTISLDRLNPFYQSAKAIPTFKHSSTNRKSFSRGNQKILLSLQGGSKTEPVQEEHEGIKEQGFDGLLSPTLSLEVVSETVLESGETSPMYSLPPVNLPLPVGTSSDLAHPHAFCGGIDSSLRHGKLTHFSDSLPHNDNYGMEVGGSSRYLRMAGPNSLHAPDNYNIYSLGKKVETEAEEQHVEINLNESNPPILFNYDNYDIVEDFPVNQNLNSNNCKPGSTTSTINASSKSIKKSTNNFHKRTTNSMVSNKQTTTGIFGGNKLSQVSSVSSMELHKLDDNMVLKKSSSSSVVNRNKRSIGSQLYKENSQQKNINEEIITKPIRSRTTFDMRAPRPNKALEKHISSTLSHDHNDFDMLSRSHDAVLQELSYRQTSLDRLRNSTRSHDVLGALRQAKNTGRSIFIDLLGAILEKPSSWNLDFCMFVLPEIYELLQSQHKFHFTRACDALRIILSNFLPTIQENLDSWAANGLGVDVTREDRQRKCVECQRWLLQIKNLPESIHLGTTLSQLQNIIIF comes from the exons atgtatat ACTTTGGGACGTGCAGAATGAAAATAATTGCATCAAGGTGTGCAGGGGACACATATCGTATGTTAACTCAGTAAAGTTCTCTCCGGATGGACTATGGATCGCCTCAGCGGGCTTGGAGGGATCCATAATTATCTGGGACATACGAAAGAGCAAACAGATCATGGAATTCCTAGCTGAGCCGCCGGTCAAGGCTATTACCTGCATTCAATttcatccatttgaatttCTCTTGGCTGCTGGACGAGTGGATGGTACTGTGTCCATCTATGACCTTGAACATCAACAGCTTGTGTCGCAAACTTCACAATTCGGCGAGTCTATTAAATGCATAACCTTTAG TGAAGATGGAGAATGCCTTTTTGTCGGCAGTGCTTCAGGCATTTCAGTCATTGGTTGGGAGCCTGATCGTGAGCTAGATCATATTAAGAGCATTTGGACATCTTTGGGTGACATGAAAGTGGTTAACAATAAGCTC ATTACCGGATGTCATGAGGAAGACATAGTTTCAGTCAACACCATCAGCTTAGATCGTTTGAATCCGTTTTATCAATCGGCGAAGGCGATTCCCACATTTAAGCATAGCTCGACTAACAGAAAGAGTTTTTCACGTGGGAACCAAAAGATTCTGCTGTCTCTCCAAGGAGGCTCAAAGACCGAACCGGTTCAAGAAGAGCATGAGGGCATCAAAGAGCAAGGCTTTGACGGGCTTTTGTCGCCTACTTTGAGTCTTGAGGTGGTAAGTGAGACAGTGTTAGAGTCTGGAGAGACGTCGCCGATGTATTCGCTTCCTCCTGTTAATTTGCCTCTGCCTGTGGGTACGTCATCGGACCTCGCACATCCACATGCTTTCTGCGGCGGGATAGACTCTTCATTAAGGCACGGAAAACTGACTCATTTTTCAGATAGCCTGCCGCACAACGACAACTATGGTATGGAAGTTGGTGGATCCAGTCGATATTTAAGAATGGCCGGACCAAACTCCCTTCATGCACCAGATAACTACAATATATACTCCCTTGGAAAAAAAGTTGAGACTGAGGCAGAAGAACAGCATGTGGAAATCAACTTGAACGAGAGCAACCCTCCAATACTCTTTAACTATGATAACTATGATATAGTCGAAGACTTTCCGGTCAACCAAAATCTAAACAGCAACAATTGCAAACCCGGGTCTACCACCTCAACCATTAATGCATCGTCAAAGTCTATTAAGAAAAGCACGAATAATTTtcacaaaagaacaacaaacaGTATGGTCAGCAACAAGCAGACGACTACAGGTATTTTTGGTGGCAACAAGCTTAGTCAAGTATCATCGGTTAGTTCGATGGAGTTGCATAAACTAGACGACAACATGGTCCTAAAGAAGTCTTCTTCGTCGAGCGTGGTCAATAGAAACAAGCGTTCAATAGGCTCTCAACTGTATAAGGAAAATAGTCAGCAAAAGAACATAAACGAGGAAATTATCACGAAACCGATCCGGTCTCGCACCACTTTCGACATGCGCGCGCCACGTCCAAACAAAGCTCTGGAAAAGCATATTAGT TCGACATTAAGCCACGATCATAATGACTTTGATATGCTTTCGAGATCCCACGATGCTGTACTGCAGGAACTCAGCTACCGCCAGACCAGTCTGGATAGGCTGCGCAATTCCACACG GTCCCACGATGTTCTGGGTGCTTTGAGGCAAGCAAAGAATACCGGAAGAtctatttttatagatttgCTTGGAGCCATTCTTGAAAAACC ATCCTCATGGAATTTAGATTTCTGCATGTTTGTGTTACCAGAGATTTATGAGCTTTTACAAAGCCAACATAAGTT CCACTTCACAAGAGCCTGCGATGCACTGCGCATAATTCTTTCAAATTTCTTGCCAACCATCCAAGAAAACTTAGATTCTTGGGCTGCAAATGGCCTTGGTGTCGATGTGACCCGTGAGGATCGTCAACGAAAGTGCGTCGAGTGCCAACGGTGGCTGCTTCAGATCAAAAACTTGCCCGAAAGCATCCATTTGGGGACTACGTTGTCCCAGCTTCaaaacataattattttttaa
- the LOC6502391 gene encoding katanin p80 WD40 repeat-containing subunit B1 isoform X4 translates to MALPRNLISKIYDIKAHDGRVTSLDLGETGRVLVTGGEDRNVNLWAIGQNECFMSLTGHNRSIDCVRFAYKDNFVYSADDIGIIRRWDLNAQKIYSTLNGHMKSVRTLDFNPSGEYVVSGSNDTTVRLWDVQNENNCIKVCRGHISYVNSVKFSPDGLWIASAGLEGSIIIWDIRKSKQIMEFLAEPPVKAITCIQFHPFEFLLAAGRVDGTVSIYDLEHQQLVSQTSQFGESIKCITFSEDGECLFVGSASGISVIGWEPDRELDHIKSIWTSLGDMKVVNNKLITGCHEEDIVSVNTISLDRLNPFYQSAKAIPTFKHSSTNRKSFSRGNQKILLSLQGGSKTEPVQEEHEGIKEQGFDGLLSPTLSLEVIACRTTTTMVWKLVDPVDI, encoded by the exons ATGACATTAAGGCACACGATGGCAGAGTCACAAGCCTTGATTTGGGCGAAACGGGACGCGTGCTGGTTACCGGGGGCGAGGATCGCAATGTCAACTTGTGGGCAATTGGCCAGAATGAGTGCTTTATG TCTTTGACGGGACACAACCGGTCCATTGACTGCGTTCGCTTCGCCTATAAGGATAATTTCGTCTACTCAGCAGACGACATCGGAATTATTCGAAGATGGGACTTAAATGCCCAAAAAATCTACTCCACGCTTAACGGGCACATGAAAAGTGTTCGTACCTTAGATTTCAACCCATCTGGGGAGTACGTGGTATCCGGCAGCAATGATACAACTGTCAG ACTTTGGGACGTGCAGAATGAAAATAATTGCATCAAGGTGTGCAGGGGACACATATCGTATGTTAACTCAGTAAAGTTCTCTCCGGATGGACTATGGATCGCCTCAGCGGGCTTGGAGGGATCCATAATTATCTGGGACATACGAAAGAGCAAACAGATCATGGAATTCCTAGCTGAGCCGCCGGTCAAGGCTATTACCTGCATTCAATttcatccatttgaatttCTCTTGGCTGCTGGACGAGTGGATGGTACTGTGTCCATCTATGACCTTGAACATCAACAGCTTGTGTCGCAAACTTCACAATTCGGCGAGTCTATTAAATGCATAACCTTTAG TGAAGATGGAGAATGCCTTTTTGTCGGCAGTGCTTCAGGCATTTCAGTCATTGGTTGGGAGCCTGATCGTGAGCTAGATCATATTAAGAGCATTTGGACATCTTTGGGTGACATGAAAGTGGTTAACAATAAGCTC ATTACCGGATGTCATGAGGAAGACATAGTTTCAGTCAACACCATCAGCTTAGATCGTTTGAATCCGTTTTATCAATCGGCGAAGGCGATTCCCACATTTAAGCATAGCTCGACTAACAGAAAGAGTTTTTCACGTGGGAACCAAAAGATTCTGCTGTCTCTCCAAGGAGGCTCAAAGACCGAACCGGTTCAAGAAGAGCATGAGGGCATCAAAGAGCAAGGCTTTGACGGGCTTTTGTCGCCTACTTTGAGTCTTGAGGTG ATAGCCTGCCGCACAACGACAACTATGGTATGGAAGTTGGTGGATCCAGTCGATATTTAA
- the LOC6501789 gene encoding peroxisomal multifunctional enzyme type 2, translating into MSSSDRKLRFDNRVAVVTGAGAGLGREYALLLAERGAKVVVNDLGGSHSGEGASQRAADIVVEEIRRAGGEAVADYNSVIDGAMVIETALKAFGRVDILINNAGILRDRSLAKTSEQDWNLVNDVHLKGSFKCTQAAFPHMKAQRYGRIIMTSSNSGIYGNFGQANYSAAKMGLVGLANTVAIEGARNNVLCNVIIPTAASRMTEGILPDILFNELKPKLIAPVVAYLCHESCQDNGSYIESAAGWATKVHTVRGKGAVLRPSLIDTVTPEYVKNVWSNVTDMSKAKHLNAIGEASGYLLEVLEKMKEGDTIEDYFEFDNKQLILYALGIGASVKNTEEMRFLYENDSNFAPIPSFFVLPGLLLQMSSDKLISKALPGKQVDFSNILHGEQYLEIVDELPTSGTLLTTGKVFDVMDKGSGAVVVTNTESFDENGRLLVRNQSSTFVVGAGKFGGKKDPIAGVFPLQPNPKGEPDAFVQYVTNYDQAVLYRLSGDRNPLHIDPQMALLAGFKTPILHGLCTLGYSVRAVLSQYAENNPTLFKAVKVRFSGPVLPGQTLRVDMWLRGTRVHFRTVVVETGKEVISGAYLDLKSTKAKL; encoded by the exons ATGTCCTCATCTGACAGAAAACTGCGCTTCGATAATCGCGTGGCGGTGGTAACTGGAGCCGGCGCTGGATTAGGGCGTGAATACGCTCTTTTACTGGCTGAACGCGGCGCCAAGGTTGTAGTTAACGACTTGGGAGGATCCCACTCAGGGGAAGGTGCTTCCCAACGCGCTGCCGATATCGTGGTCGAGGAGATCCGACGTGCTGGAGGAGAGGCGGTTGCCGACTATAATTCGGTTATTGATGGGGCAATGGTCATCGAAACAGCCCTAAAGGCATTTGGCCGCGTCGATATTTTGATCAATAATGCCGGCATCCTCCGTGATCGTAGCCTGGCTAAGACCAGTGAGCAAGACTGGAACCTGGTGAACGATGTTCACTTAAAGGGTAGCTTCAAGTGCACTCAAGCCGCGTTCCCGCACATGAAGGCTCAGAGGTATGGTCGCATCATCATGACTTCATCTAATTCTGGCATTTACGGGAACTTTGGCCAGGCCAATTATTCAGCGGCCAAGATGGGTCTCGTCGGCCTGGCCAATACAGTGGCCATTGAAGGCGCTCGGAACAACGTTTTGTGTAATGTGATCATCCCTACGGCGGCCAGTCGCATGACTGAGGGTATTCTTCCAGACATACTTTTCAACGAACTAAAACCTAAACTTATCGCTCCAGTTGTGGCTTATTTGTGTCATGAGTCCTGCCAGGATAATG GAAGCTATATTGAGAGTGCCGCCGGTTGGGCCACGAAAGTACACACTGTGCGAGGAAAAGGAGCCGTTCTACGCCCCTCGCTGATAGACACCGTAACCCCAGAGTACGTTAAAAATGTCTGGTCTAATGTGACGGATATGTCCAAGGCTAAACACTTAAACGCCATCGGAGAGGCTTCCGGTTACCTCCTGGAAGTGCTCGAGAAGATGAAGGAAGGCGACACAATAGAGGACTACTTTGAATTTGACAACAAGCAGCTCATCTTGTACGCACTTGGCATCGGTGCATCAGTGAAAAACACTGAAGAAATGCGATTCCTTTACGAAAATGATTCGAATTTCGCACCCATTCCATCTTTTTTCGTTCTACCTGGCTTATTACTCCAAATGTCCTCCGATAAACTGATCAGCAAAGCCCTACCCGGCAAGCAAGTGGACTTTTCAAACATTTTGCACGGCGAGCAGTACCTTGAAATCGTCGACGAATTGCCTACCAGCGGCACTCTGCTCACAACTGGCAAAGTGTTTGACGTAATGGATAAGGGCTCCGGAGCCGTGGTCGTCACGAACACCGAATCCTTTGATGAAAATGGTCGATTGCTGGTTCGCAACCAGAGCAGCACCTTTGTCGTCGGTGCTGGAAAATTTGGAGGCAAAAAGGATCCGATTGCTGGAGTTTTCCCATTGCAGCCAAATCCCAAAGGCGAGCCAGACGCTTTTGTACAGTATGTCACAAACTATGATCAAGCCGTACTCTATCGCCTTTCTGGCGACCGAAACCCACTGCACATCGATCCCCAAATGGCTCTTTTGGCTGGATTTAAGACACCTATTTTGCACGGACTATGCACTTTGGGCTACTCTGTGCGCGCTGTACTTTCCCAGTATGCAGAAAATAATCCAACTCTTTTTAAGGCTGTAAAAGTTCGCTTTTCGGGACCCGTACTCCCAGGCCAGACTTTGCGAGTGGACATGTGGCTAAGGGGCACAAGAGTCCACTTCCGCACTGTCGTCGTTGAAACAGGCAAAGAGGTTATCTCGGGCGCCTACTTGGATCTTAAAAGCACTAAAGCCAAACTATAA